A portion of the Pararge aegeria chromosome 10, ilParAegt1.1, whole genome shotgun sequence genome contains these proteins:
- the LOC120627103 gene encoding protein YIPF5 has protein sequence MSGFPNQSEYSWQAQNNSGQFNNSNAFGDSQTLDFQNFTDDQQNYSFDQGQTIPVNNNQYYNPSLFTPAPIPGDQPTVASEFDEPPLLDELEIYPDRILEKTLAVLNPFHGQSKADDANFLLRDTDIAGPIAFCLALAVCLFLSGNKAHFGYVYGLSVMSVILMYFLLSLMSHTEGVFTLLSVASVLGYCMLPMVVLACLGIFLSLEGTIGLSVSGAAVIWSALSASRLFVTMSGDFEQRPLIAYPCALVNGVFALLVLF, from the exons ATGTCTGGTTTTCCTAATCAAAGCGAGTATTCCTGGCAAGCTCAAAACAATAGTGGCCAGTTTAACAATTCAAATGCCTTCGGAGACTCTCAAACTCTAG acttTCAGAATTTTACAGATGACCAACAAAACTATTCATTTGATCAAGGGCAAACCATTCCTGTCAACAACAACCAATACTACAATCCAAGTTTATTCACACCAGCACCAATACCAGGAGACCAGCCAACAGTAGCATCAGAGTTTGATGAACCACCACTCCTAGATGAATTAGAAATTTACCCAGACAGaatattagagaaaactttaGCTGTACTCAATCCATTTCATGGGCAATCTAAGGCAGATGATGCAAATTTTTTACTAAGAGATACAGATATAGCTGGCCCCATTGCATTTTGTCTAGCGCTAGCTGTATGTCTGTTCCTGTCTGGAAATAAAGCTCATTTTGGTTATGTTTATGGCTTATCGGTTATGTCAGTTATTTTAATGTACTTCTTACTATCTTTAATGAGCCATACAGAAGgtgtttttactttattaagtgTAGCCAGTGTATTAGGGTATTGTATGCTGCCAATGGTTGTGTTGGCGTGTTTGGGTATTTTCTTATCTCTTGAAGGTACGATAGGTCTCAGTGTGTCTGGTGCAGCGGTGATTTGGTCTGCACTCTCAGCAAGTCGCCTTTTTGTGACTATGTCAGGTGATTTTGAGCAAAGACCTCTCATTGCATACCCATGTGCATTAGTCAATGGTGTATTTGCACTTCTTGTCTTATTTTAA
- the LOC120626828 gene encoding transmembrane emp24 domain-containing protein 3: MFITPLFFTILVTLISGILSKSVELTFELPDNSVECFYQEIEQSTSASLEYQVITGGQYDVDVKVEGPNQQIIYHKKKMQYDSHPFTAQYTGVYKVCFSNEFSTFSHKLIYMELNVGPEQPLPGIGEHATVLTQLETSADEIHSALNRIIDHQTHHRLREAQGRKAAEYLNERVFWWSTFETIAIICVAFLQVLVLKNFFSDRPSLYNKM, from the exons ATGTTTATTACACCGTTATTTTTTACGATACTAGTCACTCTCATAAGTGGTATTTTATCCAAAAGTGTGGAACTTACATTTGAATTACCCGATAATTCCGTAGAATGTTTTTATCAAGAAATTGAACAAAGTACTTCTGCTTCGTTGGAATATCAG GTTATAACTGGAGGCCAGTATGATGTGGATGTAAAAGTTGAAGGCCCAAACCAACAAATaatttatcacaaaaaaaaaatgcaatatgaTTCCCATCCATTCACAGCACAATATACAG GGGTGTACAAAGTTTGCTTCAGCAATGAATTCAGTACATTTTCACACAAACTTATATATATGGAGTTAAATGTGGGGCCTGAACAGCCCCTTCCAGGTATTGGGGAACATGCAACTGTTCTAACACAG CTCGAGACTTCAGCAGATGAAATACATTCAGCCCTAAATAGGATCATTGATCATCAAACTCATCATAGATTGAGAGAGGCTCAAGGGCGCAAAGCAGCTGAATACCTAAATGAGAGAGTTTTCTGGTGGTCAACATTTGAAACTATAGCAATTATTTGTGTTGCATTCTTACAGGTTTTGGTCTTAaagaacttctttagtgacaggccaagtttatataataaaatgtaa